One Sphingomonas sp. SUN039 genomic window carries:
- a CDS encoding glycosyl transferase family protein, with translation MAVFIQVLLSISHELMLFAAFAFVLGGTSDTAVDLIWAARATWRRGFIFKRFTRATAISLEPSVKPERLAVFIPAWDESTVIGAMLRHAIDALAPADCVIYVGVYPNDPATIAAVAAVASPRVRPVIGPRPGPTTKADCLNILWQQMQADDLVDGVRTKAVVLHDAEDVVHASEARVFDCLTDRFDLVQLPVVPLVDPASRWISGHYIDEFAVHHGKTIVAREWIGAGLPSAGVGCAFSRTMLDRIAQGRDGPFDAASLTEDYELGLRIRQLGGRGAFVRLPESPGGPLVCVRAHFPAELADAVVQKSRWIAGIALSGWDRLGWQGGFAESWMRLNDRRALFAAIVMLAAYGALATYAIATLLGAALGIESSLRSSWLFDILLLLCGVLLLWRLTLRGVLVTQLYGWREGLRSIPRSFFANVIDMMAARRAVEVYLKARRDGVVRWDKTRHAFPADPGTAR, from the coding sequence ATGGCCGTCTTCATTCAAGTCCTGCTGTCGATCTCGCACGAACTCATGCTGTTCGCGGCGTTCGCATTTGTGCTGGGCGGCACTAGCGACACGGCAGTCGACCTGATCTGGGCCGCGCGGGCTACATGGCGACGCGGATTCATATTCAAGCGTTTCACCCGTGCCACGGCGATTTCACTGGAACCCTCGGTCAAACCGGAGCGACTGGCCGTATTCATCCCCGCATGGGACGAAAGCACCGTCATCGGCGCCATGCTCCGCCATGCAATAGACGCGCTCGCACCGGCCGACTGTGTCATCTACGTCGGGGTCTATCCGAACGATCCGGCCACCATTGCTGCCGTCGCCGCTGTCGCGTCGCCCCGCGTGCGACCGGTTATCGGCCCCCGCCCCGGCCCCACGACCAAGGCCGACTGCCTGAATATCCTCTGGCAGCAGATGCAGGCGGACGACCTCGTCGACGGGGTCCGCACCAAGGCGGTTGTTCTCCACGATGCAGAAGACGTTGTTCACGCATCGGAAGCCCGGGTATTCGACTGCCTCACAGACCGGTTCGACCTCGTCCAGCTTCCCGTCGTACCGCTGGTCGATCCTGCGTCGCGCTGGATCTCCGGCCATTACATCGACGAGTTCGCCGTCCATCATGGCAAGACCATTGTCGCGCGCGAGTGGATCGGGGCGGGGCTGCCCTCGGCAGGCGTGGGATGTGCCTTCTCGCGGACTATGCTCGACAGGATCGCCCAGGGGCGTGACGGCCCGTTCGACGCGGCCAGCCTGACCGAAGACTATGAACTCGGACTTCGCATCCGCCAGCTGGGCGGACGTGGCGCCTTTGTTCGACTGCCCGAGTCACCGGGCGGTCCGCTCGTCTGTGTGCGCGCGCATTTTCCGGCAGAGCTCGCCGATGCCGTCGTCCAGAAATCGCGCTGGATTGCGGGGATCGCCCTGTCGGGCTGGGATCGTCTCGGCTGGCAGGGCGGCTTTGCCGAAAGCTGGATGCGCCTCAACGACCGGCGCGCGTTGTTTGCTGCTATCGTGATGCTCGCAGCCTATGGCGCGCTGGCAACCTATGCGATCGCAACGCTGCTCGGTGCGGCGCTCGGCATCGAAAGCAGCCTCCGCAGCTCTTGGCTCTTCGATATCCTTCTGCTCCTGTGCGGCGTCCTGCTGCTGTGGCGACTGACGCTGCGGGGGGTGCTGGTCACGCAGCTCTACGGGTGGCGCGAGGGGCTGCGATCCATCCCGCGCTCCTTCTTTGCCAACGTCATCGACATGATGGCCGCCCGACGCGCGGTCGAGGTCTATCTAAAGGCGCGACGCGACGGCGTCGTCCGCTGGGACAAGACTCGCCACGCCTTCCCCGCCGATCCCGGCACGGCGCGGTGA
- a CDS encoding sulfite exporter TauE/SafE family protein, whose translation MDIYLPVANLSVNALVIVLLGGGVGLLSGMFGVGGGFLTTPLLIFYGIPPTVAAASATTQVTGASVSGALAHYRRGGVDIPMGAVLVVGGIVGAIAGSGIFRVLQQFGQIDTVINILYVVLLLGVGIPMAREAVQSVAATISGTPLPAKKRRHHPAVAALPFRWRFYASGLYISPLAPLILGFVTGIMTVLLGVGGGFIMVPAMLYILGMATRVVVGTSLFQILFVTAATTMVHAVTTKAVDVVLAFFLLLGSVIGAQVGARLAARFKPDYLRLLLAAIVLAVAFRMAIGLTWQPEEIYTVQLL comes from the coding sequence ATGGATATCTACCTTCCCGTCGCGAACCTGTCGGTCAACGCGCTGGTCATCGTCCTGCTGGGCGGGGGCGTCGGCTTGCTGTCGGGTATGTTCGGGGTCGGTGGCGGATTCCTGACCACGCCGCTGCTGATCTTCTATGGCATTCCGCCAACGGTCGCTGCCGCTTCCGCCACGACGCAGGTGACGGGGGCGAGCGTATCGGGCGCGCTGGCGCACTACCGGCGGGGGGGGGTCGATATCCCGATGGGCGCAGTACTGGTCGTTGGCGGCATCGTCGGCGCGATCGCGGGCTCGGGTATTTTCCGCGTGCTCCAGCAGTTCGGCCAGATCGATACGGTTATCAACATCCTCTATGTCGTGCTGCTGCTGGGCGTCGGTATCCCGATGGCGCGTGAGGCGGTGCAGAGCGTTGCCGCGACGATATCTGGCACGCCCTTGCCCGCGAAGAAGCGGCGGCATCACCCGGCGGTTGCCGCCCTGCCCTTCCGTTGGCGCTTCTACGCCTCGGGCCTTTATATCTCGCCGCTCGCACCACTGATCCTGGGCTTTGTGACCGGCATCATGACCGTGCTGCTCGGCGTCGGCGGCGGGTTCATCATGGTGCCGGCAATGCTCTACATCCTCGGCATGGCAACCCGCGTTGTCGTCGGCACCTCGCTGTTCCAGATCTTGTTCGTCACTGCCGCGACAACGATGGTCCATGCGGTCACGACCAAGGCTGTCGACGTCGTCCTCGCCTTTTTCCTGCTACTCGGCAGCGTCATCGGGGCGCAGGTCGGGGCGCGGCTCGCGGCGCGGTTCAAACCCGATTACCTGCGGCTGCTGCTCGCCGCGATCGTGCTTGCCGTCGCTTTCCGCATGGCCATCGGCCTGACCTGGCAGCCCGAGGAAATCTATACGGTGCAGCTGCTGTGA
- a CDS encoding TIGR02186 family protein → MKRVAVALLALVLLTAATEDAPVLVPDVSQREVDIHYSFTGAELLLFGAILYPGGKVPDGRTDVAVVLKGPPQSILVREKQKLAGVIWANAGSSRFRSAPAFYAIAASRPLDKLVDERTAAIYELGLGSIHLSPAGGADPQVAHRFETGFVDLRARGGLFVTQPGAIEISKGVLYRARLTIPPRVPDGRYTAETFLIRDGKVIAAATRTITVRKQGFERIVASFAQDWPISYGLLAVLLSVGFGWGAGALFRRI, encoded by the coding sequence GTGAAGCGGGTCGCTGTTGCCCTGTTGGCTCTGGTCCTGCTCACCGCCGCAACCGAAGATGCGCCGGTGCTCGTCCCTGACGTGTCGCAACGCGAAGTCGACATCCATTACAGCTTCACCGGGGCCGAACTGCTGTTGTTCGGCGCGATCCTCTATCCCGGCGGCAAGGTGCCTGACGGACGCACCGATGTGGCGGTGGTGCTGAAAGGGCCGCCGCAATCGATCCTCGTGCGCGAGAAGCAGAAGCTGGCGGGCGTCATCTGGGCCAACGCAGGATCGTCGCGGTTTCGCTCGGCACCGGCCTTTTATGCGATTGCCGCATCGCGCCCGCTCGACAAGCTCGTCGACGAGCGCACGGCGGCGATCTACGAACTCGGTCTCGGCAGCATCCATCTGTCCCCTGCGGGCGGGGCGGACCCGCAAGTCGCACACCGCTTCGAGACCGGTTTCGTCGATCTGCGTGCCAGGGGCGGATTGTTCGTAACCCAACCCGGCGCCATCGAAATCTCCAAGGGTGTGCTCTATCGCGCGCGCCTCACCATTCCGCCACGCGTTCCCGACGGACGCTATACAGCGGAGACGTTCCTGATCCGCGACGGCAAGGTCATCGCGGCGGCCACACGCACCATTACGGTCCGCAAACAGGGCTTCGAACGGATCGTCGCAAGCTTCGCGCAAGACTGGCCGATTTCCTATGGCTTGCTCGCGGTGCTGCTGTCGGTCGGTTTCGGCTGGGGCGCGGGCGCATTGTTCCGGCGCATCTGA
- a CDS encoding ATP-binding protein, protein MQRTGAFESTTTSNEGPRTVGAFNGPIGEVIEISGSSSQVRFDGAALARQSGAEDPSLATAGQVGSQIKIRLGSTWLVANVRSLRVDPQQAGSVIGFIDFLGEGDEERLTGKIYNFRRGITRYPTPGGQVFPVSGQDMRQMYAADDRAFIEVGTVYPTKDIRGAVYVDAMLGKHFALLGSTGTGKSTSAALILHRICELAPQGHIVMIDPHGEYSAAFKTNGALFDVTNLAMPYWLMNFEEHCEVFVTTQGSERQTDSDVLAKCLLAAKSKSRAAEGISKLTVDSPIPYLLSDLTNFITAEMGKLDKAGDNAPYMRLKTKIDEIKSDPRYSFMFSGMLVADNMAGFLGRIFRLPGDGKPISIIDVSGVPSDITSVVVAVLARMVFDYAIWSRNEPQRPILLVCEEAHRYVPNEANSQKSAVGKILGRIAKEGRKYGVSLGLITQRPSDLAEGVLSQCGTIIAMRLNNERDQAFVKAAMPEGARGFLDTIPALRNRECIICGEGVAIPVRVSFDPLEDHKRPASSDPLFSELWKESGGEEEILTRVIKRWRAQGK, encoded by the coding sequence ATGCAGCGTACCGGCGCGTTCGAATCGACAACGACCAGCAACGAAGGGCCGCGCACCGTCGGTGCCTTCAACGGCCCCATCGGCGAAGTCATCGAGATTTCCGGATCGTCCTCGCAAGTCCGTTTCGACGGTGCCGCGCTCGCCCGCCAGAGCGGTGCCGAAGATCCCAGCCTCGCCACCGCAGGCCAGGTCGGCAGCCAGATCAAGATCCGGCTCGGTTCGACATGGCTCGTCGCCAACGTCCGCTCGCTCCGCGTCGATCCCCAGCAAGCGGGCAGCGTGATCGGGTTCATCGACTTTCTCGGCGAAGGCGACGAGGAACGGCTGACCGGAAAGATCTACAACTTCCGCCGCGGCATCACCCGTTACCCGACTCCCGGCGGGCAGGTCTTCCCCGTCAGCGGGCAGGACATGCGCCAGATGTACGCCGCCGACGACCGCGCTTTCATCGAAGTCGGCACCGTCTACCCGACCAAGGACATTCGCGGTGCGGTTTACGTCGATGCGATGCTCGGCAAGCATTTCGCGCTGCTGGGGTCGACCGGCACCGGCAAATCGACCAGCGCCGCACTCATCCTTCACCGCATCTGCGAACTGGCGCCGCAAGGCCATATCGTGATGATCGATCCGCACGGCGAATATTCGGCGGCGTTCAAGACCAACGGCGCGCTGTTCGACGTAACGAATCTGGCGATGCCGTACTGGCTGATGAATTTCGAAGAGCATTGCGAGGTCTTTGTGACCACGCAGGGGTCCGAACGGCAGACCGATTCAGACGTCCTCGCCAAGTGCCTGCTCGCCGCCAAATCGAAAAGCCGCGCGGCGGAAGGCATCTCGAAACTCACCGTCGACTCGCCGATCCCCTATCTGCTCAGCGACCTGACCAACTTCATCACCGCCGAAATGGGCAAGCTCGACAAGGCGGGCGACAATGCGCCGTATATGCGGCTCAAGACCAAGATCGACGAGATCAAGTCCGATCCGCGCTACAGCTTCATGTTTTCCGGCATGCTCGTCGCCGACAACATGGCCGGGTTCCTCGGGCGCATTTTCCGCCTGCCCGGCGACGGCAAGCCGATTTCGATCATCGATGTGTCGGGTGTGCCGTCGGACATCACATCGGTGGTGGTCGCGGTGCTCGCGCGCATGGTGTTCGACTATGCCATCTGGAGCCGCAACGAGCCGCAGCGCCCGATTCTGCTCGTCTGCGAGGAAGCGCACCGTTACGTGCCGAACGAAGCGAACTCGCAGAAGAGTGCCGTCGGCAAGATTCTCGGCCGCATCGCCAAGGAAGGCCGTAAATACGGCGTCTCGCTCGGCCTAATCACCCAGCGCCCGTCCGACCTTGCCGAAGGCGTGCTGTCGCAGTGCGGCACGATCATCGCGATGCGCCTCAACAACGAACGCGATCAAGCCTTCGTGAAGGCCGCCATGCCCGAGGGCGCGCGCGGCTTCCTCGATACCATCCCGGCGCTGCGAAACCGCGAATGCATTATCTGCGGCGAAGGCGTCGCCATTCCCGTGCGCGTCAGTTTCGACCCGCTCGAAGACCATAAGCGCCCGGCGTCGTCCGATCCGCTGTTCTCCGAACTCTGGAAGGAATCCGGCGGCGAAGAGGAAATCCTGACCCGCGTCATCAAGCGCTGGCGCGCCCAGGGCAAATAG
- a CDS encoding isoprenylcysteine carboxylmethyltransferase family protein gives MAADPRPRSAVSSGVGIAGLVGLALWMGIARYFHMYGPFSAVTAAFAAGIPMVLWSLFVDRVHRNPTTGIDWSAPRKPLSETLETSLAKLAGLWATWAIIAVVYASARFYWVGNYTFAMKTFIVAAPFLFVASVPYILWLDTRLKNPRDGCWAFGSWLMGDRTADRSAIGDHFRSWAVKAFFTAFMLSGFPGNFFDTVERPFPALNDPVGLANFLISVMFLIDMTLATVGYILTMKPLDAHIRSATPYASGWVSALICYPPFVLMGGGGPLDYHVGTFGDQGWAHWLAAYPAMLWIWAFALVVLTGVYAWATMAFGIRFSNLTHRGILTHGPYSWMRHPAYVSKNTFWWLSTLPFLVSTDSLADAARNTIIMAAVSGVYFWRAMTEEKHLRSDEDYRTYASWIDRNGWFARGRRALKI, from the coding sequence ATGGCCGCCGACCCCCGCCCGCGCTCCGCCGTTTCGTCCGGCGTCGGTATCGCGGGGCTTGTCGGCCTCGCGCTGTGGATGGGTATCGCGCGCTATTTTCACATGTACGGACCGTTTTCGGCGGTGACGGCGGCGTTTGCGGCGGGCATCCCGATGGTGCTGTGGTCGCTGTTCGTGGACCGCGTTCACCGGAACCCGACAACAGGCATCGACTGGAGCGCACCGCGCAAGCCGCTGTCGGAAACGCTCGAAACCAGCCTCGCCAAATTGGCGGGCCTTTGGGCGACTTGGGCGATTATCGCAGTCGTTTATGCCAGCGCGCGCTTCTACTGGGTCGGCAACTATACCTTTGCGATGAAGACGTTCATCGTCGCCGCGCCGTTCCTGTTCGTGGCCTCGGTTCCTTATATCCTGTGGCTCGATACGCGGCTGAAAAACCCGCGCGACGGGTGCTGGGCATTCGGCAGCTGGCTGATGGGCGACCGCACTGCCGACCGCAGCGCGATCGGCGACCATTTCCGCAGCTGGGCGGTGAAGGCGTTCTTCACCGCGTTCATGCTGTCGGGCTTTCCGGGCAATTTCTTCGACACAGTGGAGCGCCCCTTTCCCGCGCTCAACGACCCCGTGGGTCTCGCCAATTTCCTGATCTCGGTCATGTTCCTGATCGACATGACGCTTGCCACCGTCGGCTATATCCTGACGATGAAGCCGCTCGACGCTCATATTCGCTCCGCTACGCCCTATGCCAGCGGCTGGGTGTCCGCGCTGATCTGTTATCCGCCCTTCGTTCTTATGGGTGGCGGCGGCCCGCTAGACTATCATGTCGGGACGTTCGGTGACCAAGGCTGGGCGCATTGGCTTGCTGCATACCCTGCAATGCTTTGGATCTGGGCCTTCGCTCTCGTCGTGCTGACTGGGGTCTACGCCTGGGCAACCATGGCGTTCGGCATTCGCTTTTCCAATCTCACGCATCGCGGCATCCTGACCCACGGGCCGTACAGCTGGATGCGGCACCCCGCCTATGTGTCGAAGAACACCTTCTGGTGGCTCTCGACACTCCCCTTTCTGGTCAGCACCGACAGCCTTGCGGATGCCGCGCGCAACACGATCATCATGGCGGCGGTCAGCGGCGTCTATTTCTGGCGCGCGATGACCGAGGAAAAGCATCTGCGCTCGGACGAGGACTACCGCACCTATGCATCCTGGATCGACCGCAACGGCTGGTTCGCACGCGGACGCCGCGCGCTGAAAATTTAG